From the Limosilactobacillus panis genome, one window contains:
- a CDS encoding transposase has product MQIINHFSTENDSQNIISHFLSLIGLAKLTHRVNFKRHSLCSLKMIVAWLMTAHFERLSINRAHPDCHFTPRTARNVLNDGRINWQKLVCLVAIQLIRILTPFIDGRRRLALVLDDTLLARRWSQKTELLAKTYDHDKHEYVNGYRGLTLGWSDGNTFLPINFALMSTHQPANLIGCLAQITDQRQIAGQRRAQAQRPMNQVALELIRQAQTLGVSAKYVLFDSWYSSPKMFWQLAQLQLFGVGMLKRSAKVYYRYRGRHYSIKGLYQRLAASKMNCRHHYLYSSVIQAQYHGHQFPLKVVFVSKKGHRQDYLVLATTNLAMRPEEIIQLYGRRWQIETYFKAAKQYLALNRSQIQSYDGQCGYIAVTMITYDLLAWQERLNTDDRTIGGLFYIMNQALPDIRFMDALVYLFHELGRAELSLTDHIDDIINRFIAQLPITIQKALNTGI; this is encoded by the coding sequence ATGCAAATTATAAACCATTTCAGTACTGAAAACGATTCTCAAAACATTATTTCTCACTTCTTAAGCCTAATTGGTCTAGCTAAGCTAACTCACAGGGTGAATTTTAAGCGTCACTCATTATGTTCATTGAAAATGATCGTAGCTTGGTTAATGACAGCTCATTTTGAGCGTCTTTCGATCAATCGTGCTCATCCAGATTGCCATTTTACCCCAAGAACGGCACGGAATGTTTTGAATGATGGCCGTATTAACTGGCAGAAATTAGTCTGTTTAGTAGCGATTCAATTAATTCGCATCTTAACCCCGTTTATTGATGGTCGACGTCGTTTGGCATTAGTGCTTGATGATACTCTGTTAGCACGTCGTTGGTCCCAAAAGACTGAATTATTAGCCAAGACCTATGACCACGATAAGCACGAGTATGTAAATGGTTACCGTGGCTTAACTCTCGGTTGGAGTGATGGTAATACTTTTTTGCCTATTAATTTTGCTTTAATGTCAACTCACCAGCCTGCTAATCTGATTGGATGCTTAGCGCAGATTACTGACCAACGTCAAATTGCCGGTCAAAGAAGGGCTCAAGCTCAACGCCCAATGAACCAAGTGGCTCTAGAATTGATTAGACAAGCGCAAACACTAGGCGTGTCAGCTAAATACGTCCTTTTTGATTCTTGGTACAGTTCGCCGAAGATGTTTTGGCAACTCGCTCAGCTTCAGCTTTTTGGTGTGGGTATGCTCAAACGCAGCGCAAAAGTCTATTATCGATATCGTGGTCGTCACTATAGCATTAAGGGTCTTTATCAACGTTTAGCAGCTTCTAAAATGAATTGTCGGCATCACTATCTTTACAGCAGTGTCATTCAAGCCCAATATCATGGCCATCAGTTTCCGCTAAAAGTGGTTTTTGTATCCAAAAAGGGGCACCGTCAGGACTACCTAGTTTTAGCGACCACTAACTTAGCTATGCGGCCAGAAGAAATCATTCAATTGTACGGACGCCGCTGGCAAATTGAGACCTATTTCAAAGCTGCTAAGCAGTATTTAGCTCTTAATCGATCACAAATTCAAAGTTACGACGGTCAATGTGGTTATATTGCCGTCACCATGATTACTTATGACTTATTGGCTTGGCAAGAACGACTTAATACTGATGATCGCACAATTGGTGGACTCTTTTACATTATGAATCAAGCACTGCCAGATATTCGTTTTATGGACGCATTGGTCTACTTATTTCATGAACTGGGTCGAGCTGAGCTCAGCCTAACTGATCACATTGATGACATCATTAATCGATTCATAGCTCAGTTGCCAATAACGATCCAAAAAGCATTGAATACTGGCATCTAA
- the cbpA gene encoding cyclic di-AMP binding protein CbpA, whose product MIFSSLIKKKDTLTTLPETATLGEALALLEDTGFRCVPVLDKSGHIFRGNIYKMHLYRHKSRNGDMSLPVTALLKNATKFVSIKAEFFSVFFAMRDLPYIAVLDDENQFYGILTHNSMLRMLAAGWNVNNGSYVLTVTTPDERGSLMNASKEITRYCQIVNVISFDPEHSAMKQVLFTLPANVDHDKMIKVVKRLEKKGFKVPEIEDLHNQY is encoded by the coding sequence ATGATTTTTAGTTCACTGATTAAGAAAAAAGACACCCTGACGACTCTGCCCGAGACCGCCACTTTAGGTGAAGCCCTGGCGTTGCTTGAGGATACTGGTTTTCGGTGTGTGCCCGTCCTCGATAAGAGTGGTCACATTTTTCGGGGAAACATTTATAAAATGCACCTTTACCGCCATAAGTCCCGGAACGGTGACATGTCCCTCCCCGTCACCGCCCTTTTGAAGAACGCCACTAAGTTTGTCTCTATTAAGGCCGAATTTTTCTCCGTCTTCTTCGCCATGCGTGACCTACCATACATCGCTGTCCTTGACGATGAAAACCAGTTCTATGGCATCCTCACCCACAACAGCATGCTCCGGATGCTCGCTGCGGGGTGGAACGTCAACAACGGCAGCTACGTTTTGACCGTAACCACTCCGGACGAACGGGGCTCTTTGATGAACGCCAGCAAAGAAATTACCCGTTACTGCCAGATTGTAAACGTCATTTCCTTTGACCCTGAGCACTCGGCAATGAAGCAGGTTCTCTTTACCCTACCGGCGAACGTCGACCATGACAAGATGATCAAGGTGGTTAAACGGTTGGAAAAGAAGGGCTTTAAGGTCCCCGAAATTGAAGATCTCCATAATCAGTATTAA
- the pth gene encoding aminoacyl-tRNA hydrolase, protein MKMIVGLGNIGSRYDETRHNTGFMVVDQLALNYHLGAFTHLKQEAVAVSGVINGEKVMLVKPTTFMNDSGRAVGPLVDYYNLDLKDLVVVNDDLDMPVGKVRLKTHGASGGHNGLKSIISALGTKNFNRVKLGIDHPQHGTVVSHVLGKFTKEERPKFDDAVEQAEHALEDWINGEDFAKLMNDYN, encoded by the coding sequence ATGAAAATGATCGTCGGTTTAGGAAATATTGGCTCACGGTACGACGAGACGCGGCATAACACGGGCTTCATGGTGGTTGACCAGCTGGCCCTTAATTACCACCTTGGCGCCTTTACCCATTTAAAACAGGAAGCGGTGGCCGTCAGCGGAGTCATCAATGGTGAAAAGGTGATGCTGGTTAAGCCGACAACCTTCATGAACGATTCTGGCCGGGCAGTGGGCCCCCTTGTGGACTATTACAACCTCGACCTTAAGGACCTGGTGGTGGTCAACGACGACCTTGACATGCCGGTTGGTAAGGTCCGTCTTAAGACCCACGGGGCATCCGGTGGCCATAACGGATTAAAGAGCATTATCAGTGCCCTCGGTACGAAGAACTTTAACCGGGTCAAGCTGGGGATTGATCACCCCCAACACGGGACGGTCGTCAGTCACGTCCTGGGTAAGTTTACCAAAGAAGAGCGGCCTAAGTTTGACGACGCAGTTGAACAGGCCGAGCACGCGCTGGAAGACTGGATTAACGGGGAAGACTTTGCCAAGTTGATGAACGATTATAACTAA